A DNA window from Onthophagus taurus isolate NC chromosome 1, IU_Otau_3.0, whole genome shotgun sequence contains the following coding sequences:
- the LOC111420227 gene encoding uncharacterized protein: MVKDQDLFAFGKNYDNINFEGPLDWFFQLTPIEHVWKYQPSYLLVHFLFIFGGLITLLHAFIRGGRLPYLWLATVLHGLVVELICYFLPDVDNFWHSQTPIMFIGRRLPLHIIFLYPCFLYQSTVAVSKLKLPKWSEPFAVGLGVVLIDIVYDIVCVNFGHWTWHDTDPSIEDRFYWVPWNSFYFHATFAASFSIWFQLTKKIIGNSNDKWASNGFIKEMICVLITSLLGVPGGVLMFIPIYHPLHDIHKIHSEVTFMFLFSIFLLLTWLGDRSARGKESPKETQKTHWSSWLLIFHLILHYATFLGMCLYFKPGNDISIGLKEPIGPCDEFSPVHTPFGMVLQKRKYLCPTNYDEKYFDWSCLPNKQPPPNGSIWYTSCIVQPKNMLEITLIAACLSVIALVVFINLHLNSFGDGVFERIKGLTKTTLKKKNK; encoded by the exons ATGGTTAAAGATCAAGATCTTTTTgcttttggaaaaaattatgataacATCAACTTCGAAGGG ccGTTGGATTGGTTTTTTCAATTAACACCAATCGAACATGTTTGGAAGTATCAACCTTCATATCTTTTGGTgcatttcttatttatttttggaggATTAATAACATTACTACATG cATTCATTCGAGGAGGAAGGTTACCATACTTATGGTTAGCTACGGTTTTACACGGACTCGTCGTCGAATTGATTTGTTATTTCTTGCCTGATGTAGATAATTTTTGGCACTCCCAAACCCCAATAATGTTTATAGGACGTCGTTTACCACTACACATAATCTTCCTGT atcCATGCTTTTTGTACCAATCAACTGTGGCTGtttcaaaactaaaactaCCAAAATGGTCCGAACCATTCGCTGTTGGATTAGGAGTTGTCCTCATCGACATCGTTTATGATATAGTTTGCGTTAATTTCGGACATTGGACGTGGCACGACACCGATCCTAGTATTGAGGATCGGTTTTATTGGGTCCCATGGAATTCGTTTTATTTCCATGCCACTTTTGCCGCTAGTTTTTCCATTTGGTTTcaattaacaaagaaaattatcgGAAATAGTAATGATAAATGGGCATCTAACGG tttcattaaagaaatgatttgcGTTTTAATAACATCACTTCTTGGCGTTCCCGGTGGAGTCTTAATGTTTATTCCAATTTATCATCCATTACACGACATCCATAAAATACACAGCGAAGTTACATTCATGTTTTTATTCAGTATCTTCTTATTATTAACTTGGTTAGGGGATCGAAGCGCGAGAGGGAAAGAATCGCCAAAAGAAACCCAAAAAACGCATTGGAGTAGTTGGTTACTTATTTTCCACTTAATTCTTCATTACGCCACATTTTTGGGGAtgtgtttatattttaaaccaGGAAATGACATTTCAATCGGTTTAAAAGAGCCGATTGGACCGTGCGATGAATTTTCCCCAGTTCATACACCCTTTGGAATG gttctccaaaaaagaaaatatttatgccCAACAAATTACGATGAGAAATATTTCGATTGGTCTTGTTTACCGAATAAACAACCGCCACCAAATGGTTCGATTTGGTACACTTCCTGTATTGTTCAGCCCAAgaatatgttggagataacatTAATAGCGGCGTGTTTAAGCGTGATCGCTTtagttgtgtttataaatttacatttgaACTCATTTGGAGATGGAGTTTTTGAAaggataaaaggtttgaccaAAACAAcgcttaaaaagaaaaataaataa